From the Streptomonospora nanhaiensis genome, the window GGGTGCGCCAGCCCGAGGGGCCGCGTTCGACGAAACCAGCGGCGGCCAGCAGGCCGAGGCGGCTGAGGGCGGAGTCGAGGTCGAGGCCGCAGGCGGCGGCCACGGCGGCGGTGCCGGTGCCGCCGCGCCGGGGGACCTCGGCGAGCACGCGGCGGGATTCGGGATCGAGGGTGTCGGGGTCGAGCGCGCTTCCGGGGGCAGGGGCGAGGTCGGTACCGATCCGGCCCACCTGCTCCATGACGTCGTCCGCGCTTGTGACGCAGGTGGCGCCGGAGTCGCGGATGAGCCTGTGGCAGCCCGCTGACAGGGCAGAGGTGACCGGGCCGGGCACGGCCATGACCGTGCGATTGAGTTCATGGGCGTGCCGGGCGGTGTTGAGCGCGCCGCTGCGCAGCCCGGCCTCGACCACGACCGCTCCGGGGGTGAGCGCGGCGATGATGCGGTTGCGGATGAGGAAGCCGTGGCGGCTGGGCACGGCGCCGCGCGGGTGCTCGCTGACCAGGGCGCCGCGCGCGGCGATGTCGGCGAACAGGTTCTCGTTGCCGCGCGGGTAGACCAGGTCCAGTCCGCACGCCAGGACCGCCACGGAGGGCGCACCCGCGGCCAGGCCCCCGCGATGCGCGGCGGAGTCGATGCCGTAGGCGCCGCCCGAGACGACGGTCCACGACCGCTGCGCCAGGCCCCAGGCGAGGTCGGCGGCCACGTGCCGGCCGTAGGCGGAGGCGGCCCGGGCGCCCACCACCGCCACCGACCGCAGGCACGCGTGCCGGAGGTCGTGGGCGCCGCGCACCCACAGCGCGTAGGGGCGGTGCAGGTGGAGGTCGTCGAGTTGGGTGGGCCATCCGGGATCGCCGGGCACGAGCAGGCGGCACCCGAGTTCGGCGGATTCGGCGAGCAGGGAGTCGGGATCGACCCGGGCCGCCCGCTCGGCCCAGCGCGCGGCCCGCTGCTCGTATGCCGCCGTCCGCACCCCCGGCGGCGCCGACGGCGGCCGCCCCGCCGCCAGCGCCTCCCACACCGCCGCCGCCCCGTGCTCGTCCAGCAGCGCGCCCATGACGGGATCGCCCGCATTGGCGACGGCGGTCAGGCACGCCCGCGCGAGGGCGTCGTCGGACCGGTCGAAGGCGCTCGGCGGGTCACCGGCCGCACCGTCTTGGTCGTCGGCGTCGTCGAGCGCACCGTCGGCGCCGCCGCCGTCCGTGGACGCCGTGCTTCCCTGACCGGGCGTGGGGTCGGCGCTGTCGGCCCGGAGCCTCACGGAGGCGGCCGGCGCGGGGGACCGCGCGCCGGCGGAGCCGCCCTTGCCCGGGGGCGCGCCAGCCTCCGGGCCGGGCGGGCGCGGTTCTCCGGCGGAT encodes:
- the dprA gene encoding DNA-processing protein DprA translates to MRLRADSADPTPGQGSTASTDGGGADGALDDADDQDGAAGDPPSAFDRSDDALARACLTAVANAGDPVMGALLDEHGAAAVWEALAAGRPPSAPPGVRTAAYEQRAARWAERAARVDPDSLLAESAELGCRLLVPGDPGWPTQLDDLHLHRPYALWVRGAHDLRHACLRSVAVVGARAASAYGRHVAADLAWGLAQRSWTVVSGGAYGIDSAAHRGGLAAGAPSVAVLACGLDLVYPRGNENLFADIAARGALVSEHPRGAVPSRHGFLIRNRIIAALTPGAVVVEAGLRSGALNTARHAHELNRTVMAVPGPVTSALSAGCHRLIRDSGATCVTSADDVMEQVGRIGTDLAPAPGSALDPDTLDPESRRVLAEVPRRGGTGTAAVAAACGLDLDSALSRLGLLAAAGFVERGPSGWRTRDDRPARRPAPSGR